A window of Actinomadura viridis genomic DNA:
CTTCGACCCGGCGGGCTACTCGACGCTGGTCACCGGCAGCCCGGTCATCGGCGCCGGCCTGCAGGACGTGGCCGCCAAGCTGGCCCAGGCCGCCGAGGCCGCCCGGTAAGGACGGCGGCCACCCGGCCACCGGCCGGGCGAGACCAGCCGTCGAGTGACACACAACGTGGCGGGGTGGCCCCTGCGCGGGGGGCCACCCGCCGACCCGGTAGCCGAAAAGCTCACAGCCGGACGGAGCACAGTGGGGCGTCGAGACGACCAGTCGTTCGCCGAGTTCGTTACGGCACGCGGCACCGCCTTGTTGCGGACCGCCGCGTTGCTGTGCGGTGCCCATCAGGACGCCGAGGACATTCTGCAGACCGCCCTCGAAAAGGCGTATCGGCACTGGAAACGGCTGGATCCGGATTCCGATCCCGAACCCTACGTCCGCCGGATACTGGTCAATCTGGTGATCAGCCGGTCCCGGCGCTGGAAGGTGCTGAGGGAGATCCATATGGCGAAGCCGCCGGAGTTGCCGACCACGTCGGCGACCCACGCGGTGGAGCTGCGCGGAACCCTCATGGAGGAGCTGAACCGGCTGGGCCCGCGGCAGCGGGCGGTTCTGGTGCTGCGCTTCTGGGAGGACCTCTCGGAGGCGGAGACCGCGCGGGTGCTCGGCTGCTCGGTCGGCACCGTCAAGAGCCAGGCGTCCCGGGGACTGGCCAGGCTCAGGGAACGCCTCGACCGAAACCTGGCACCTATGGGGAGTTGAGCGATGGACCTGGAGAGTGAACTGCGGAAGGCCATGTCCGAACAGGTGGCCGAGGCGGCGGCTCCGCCCTCGCTCGTCGCCGACGTCCGGCGCCGCCACCGGCGCCGCCAGACCCGGATCCGGGTGACGGTCGGCGTGGCCGCGGCGGCGGTGGCCGTGGCGGTGGTGGCTCCCGGCTACCAGCCCTTCCGCGCGGAGACCGTGGGGTCGAACGGCACCCCGGACGGTTCCGGACGGACCACCGCTCCGGACCGGCCGGCGCAGCCGCCGGCCGCCTCGCCCCCCGCCTCGCCCGCGGCGTCCGGCGAGCCGAAGACCGGGGCGGCGACGGAGAAGCCAATGGAACGTGACGTTCCCGAGCCCGGCCGCAAGCCCTCCGGCGGCGGACGCGAGCGGGTGGTCGACCTTCCCGGCTGGGTGACCTTCCTGCCGCCCGGGCTGACCGCCGCCGAGCCGTGCGCCTCCCGCAGCGAGGGCGGGGACAGCACGGTCACCTGCCGCTGGCGCGGGGCGGACGGCTGGGTGGAGATCAAGGTGGTCCGCGGCCCCGGGACCGACGGTCCCGAGGACCTCATCACGGCCCCCGCCGTGCCGAAGTGGACGTCGGTCCGGGGAATGCGGGCGATCACCACCGAACGCCCGGACTCCGCGGGTCAGGTCGCCTGGATCGACCGCCCCGGTGTGGGCGTCATCGTGGCCGCGGGCGGTGGGAGCGTGCGCGAGCAGCTGATGCGCATCGCCGAAGGCGTCCGTCCCTGACGGAACGCCGCCGCCGGGGGGCGCCCCTGACGGTCTCCCGTCGCGGGACGCCCCCGCCGAAGTACCGGACCCGGCCCCTCCGGACGGTCGTTCGGCTCGCGGTCGTTCAGCTCGCCGTCGTTCAGCTCGCCTCGGAGAGGAGCTTGGCCACCCGGGAGACGCCCTCGACCAGGTCGTCGTCGCCCAGCGCGTAGGACAGGCGGAAGTAGCCGGGGGTGCCGAACGCCTCGCCCGGCACCAGGGCCACCTCGGCCTCCTCCAGGATCAGCGAGGCCAGTTCCACCGACGTCTCCGGGCGCCGGCCACGGATCTCCTTGCCCAGCAGCGCCTTGACCGAGGGGTAGGCGTAGAAGGCGCCCTCGGGCTCGGGGCACAGCACGCCGGGGATCTCGTTCAGCATCTTGACCATCGTCTGGCGGCGCCGGTCGAACGCCTTGCGCATCTCGGCCACCGCCGACAGGTCACCGGTCACCGCGGTCAGCGCGGCGGCCTGCGACACGTTGGCGACGTTGGACGTCGCGTGCGACTGCATGTTGGCCGCGGCCTTGATGACGTCCTGCGGGCCGACCATCCAGCCCACCCGCCAGCCGGTCATCGCGTACGTCTTGGCCACGCCGTTCACCACCAGCGTGCGGTCGGCCAGCTCGGGGACCACCACCGGCATCGAGTGGAACTCGGCGTCGCCGTAGACGAGGTGCTCGTAGATCTCGTCGGTGATCACCCAGAGCCCGTGCTCGTCGGCCCAGCGGCCGATGGCCTCGATCTCGTCGCGCGGGTAGACGGCGCCGGTCGGGTTGGACGGGGAGACGAACAGCAGCACCTTGGTGCGGTCGGTGCGGGCCGCCTCCAGCTGCTCCACGCTCACCCGGTAGCCGGTGGTCTCGTCGGCCACCACGTCCACCGGGACGCCGCCGGCCAGCTTGATCGACTCGGGGTAGGTCGTCCAGTACGGGGTGGGCACCAGGACCTCGTCGCCCGGGTCCAGCAGCGCCGCGAACGACTGGTACACCGCCTGCTTGCCCCCGTTGGTGACCAGGACCTGGGACGCCTCCACCCGGTAGCCGGAGTCGCGCGCGG
This region includes:
- a CDS encoding SigE family RNA polymerase sigma factor, with the translated sequence MGRRDDQSFAEFVTARGTALLRTAALLCGAHQDAEDILQTALEKAYRHWKRLDPDSDPEPYVRRILVNLVISRSRRWKVLREIHMAKPPELPTTSATHAVELRGTLMEELNRLGPRQRAVLVLRFWEDLSEAETARVLGCSVGTVKSQASRGLARLRERLDRNLAPMGS
- a CDS encoding pyridoxal phosphate-dependent aminotransferase yields the protein MSTDRPRVSKRIAAISESATLAVDAKAKALKAAGRPVTGFGAGEPDFPTPGYIVEAAVTACRVPRFHKYTPAGGLPELRTAIAEKTARDSGYRVEASQVLVTNGGKQAVYQSFAALLDPGDEVLVPTPYWTTYPESIKLAGGVPVDVVADETTGYRVSVEQLEAARTDRTKVLLFVSPSNPTGAVYPRDEIEAIGRWADEHGLWVITDEIYEHLVYGDAEFHSMPVVVPELADRTLVVNGVAKTYAMTGWRVGWMVGPQDVIKAAANMQSHATSNVANVSQAAALTAVTGDLSAVAEMRKAFDRRRQTMVKMLNEIPGVLCPEPEGAFYAYPSVKALLGKEIRGRRPETSVELASLILEEAEVALVPGEAFGTPGYFRLSYALGDDDLVEGVSRVAKLLSEAS